The following is a genomic window from Dama dama isolate Ldn47 chromosome 4, ASM3311817v1, whole genome shotgun sequence.
GGAGATGGGCTTTCCATTGATGAGAAGCTTCCCATTCTCAGCCTTGACTATACTACTGAACTTGCCATAGGTGCAATTATACTGGAATATGTTGACTAGAATATGTAGACTAAGTGGGCTGCacaggtgactcaatggtaaagaatccacccaccaaagCAGGACACATAGGAGACACAGAttagacccctgggtcaggaagattccctagagtaggcaatggcaacctggggttccagtagtcttgcctggaaaatcccatggacataggagcctggtgggctacagtccatggggttgcaaagagttggaaaggacttaacgactgagcacacatacacatatgtagacTAAGTAGCTGATATCAATGAAGGGGTCATTAATAACAATATCCACAATATCCTCTGTGAGAGTTATAAACAGCCCTGACGAACAGGTGTTTAATACAGCCAAATCCATTGACTCCACACTTGACCATCATGTCTCAAGGATGGTGTGACTGCCAAAGGGGAGTGGCAGAGAGCCCATATTTCCGTTACTGGTGAAAAAAATACCAGAAAATTGCACTTATTCAGTAAATCAGACTGATgtattattttttgtatatttcatagCAGgcttttaatattaaatttttatacttAATTTTATCTCTGCTAATTGGTACATTCAAGGTCTCCACTTCTTGGAgatattttggtatattttgcTAGTAAATCATCTGTATCCTCTGAGCTTTATAACTTTGTTGTAGTAGAGCTGCATTCTTTTATTAGTAACCTCTTCCATCAAGTGACAATGGTCAGCTATTTTGTCTCATGTATTTTTGTTCTGtctcatttttatctattttcttgGTCTTCTCAAATAACTAGACTGTGGATTCAGTTAGTAAAATCCTTGGATGTTAAAAGGGGCAGGGAGGTCTACAATGTAAACCATTAACTGTAGATGAATTTAGCTTTGCTCTCTATTAGCACCAAAACCACGTACACAAGCAAATCTGAACTTCCAGGGAAGAACGCAAAGATTAATACCAATCTTCAGTTGATAAAACAGTCTTGAATAGGGACATATTTTCACCTAATCGCCTTTCTATATACTTAATCATATTCTAAAGACATATTCATATACCTCATTGGTATACCTCACTTCAAGCTTTTGTACGTTTAGTTTATTTACCTTTCACACCCTTTACTTCATTTGAGATTTATATTTAAGAGGGTCTAACATATAATCCTTGACTAAAGGGAAAACGTTTGGTCCCTAGTCTGATTTTTCTATCCTGAAATCAGTTGGAATCTTCAGAATGCTCTCTCCCTCCAAATCGCCAAACGGGCCGCAGGAGAGACTGTGCCTTTGGGTAGAGCTAAGAAAGCCTGCATTCCAtcagaaacaggaagagattgaGTTAGAATTTTATCATACACAGATTAAAGAAAATGGAAGGTTTCAGATACTCACCCTAGACTGGACAATTAGGTGAAACGTGTtagccttttttccccttcaattaAGGAGTCCAAGTTTtgtttgctcttttaaaaatgtatgaaaaatctaTTCCTTATACTTTGATTTACCTTTGCAAATATTCTATTCAGTTAAGAATTTCAAAAGTCAGATTCTAAGCTTTTGTACTCACACTGCCCTAAGTTTAGGATAAGAGCTGCAAAAATATCAAGTGTGGTTTATTGAATTTGTGATTTTCGTTCACTGATAGACCAGTCATGTGCTGTTATGGAGAAATTATTACAAAGATGTTGCTAAACTTCTTCAcaaagttaattttaattttgtgctCCAACTAGAGATTTTcgatctataattttttttataagcATTCACATGAGTAAGCACTTGAATAGTCTTATGTGGTATATTCTGGTCTCCTTTAAGTAACTAAAGTAGAAACCATCTCAACCTTGTATTTCTGGCAGTACTATACTTAGGACACTTTTAACCCCAGTAAGCAGTGCTGactattaaaaaagagaaaataatccaCAATCCTTCCTACCTCAGAGAAGAATTGATCAATTCACGTGCTTGATAATATTTTTCCTCTCCAAGCAAAATGTTCCCTTCCTAAATCCCAGGATGaaaggaaaatagaagagagataaaatggtagaaataatgatgtcaattacatttaaaagttttaacaataaaattaattaaagaacAATCCTTTTGACATTGAAATCTCACATGAGCCGAAGAAAGGTCATTATGAAGTacatgaaaataaagtaaaatattataataccagattttctttaaatgttgaaTTCATTATTTActcttcaattttttcttctGGGAATGAAGTCTAAATTTAAATCCAAAATATCCTGTACTATAGTTCATTCCTCCCCTGACCTAAAATCCCAGAAAGGTAAGATACACAGATGTTACAcgattgttctattttttttaatgtcaaagcTGATATTTACAAAGTACGCCCTTGgaatttttcctttcaaatgcCACTCAGAAATTCACCTCTTTCCCCCATTCAGAATTCAAATCCATGACTGAGTACTTGCTATGGGCCCCAGCCTCTTGCCTGGTGGTGGGGAGACTGAACAGGATAGTGAACGTTACAATGAAGTAAAATACAAATATCTAAATGGCTATGTCCTGGTTATTTGGGGGAAACTTGCTGGAGAGGTCTATGCAATTTAGGTGCAGAGTACCACACTAGGTCTTAAAGGCAGAAGTCAGCCTAGTTaatagaaaaggaaggaagggaaacaaGGCAAAGGGGTCAGTGTGGGAAGAGGTTAAAAGGAGAACATCAGTGACAACAAGCAAGTCATGCTACTGGAGCAAAGGGTTTCCTGACGGGATGCATGCAAGTAGCACCTTACAGAGGTTCTTTGTTCAGGAGTTTCGAAGTCATCTCTTGACCTACACTAATGTATTCATTAATAAAGAAACACTTAGAgggtattatttttcagatgaagggAAGCACAAAAAGATGAACTGATTTATATCAGACCACCTAAGAAATAGCAGAGCCAACACTGGAACCCAGGAACCACACCCATACTCTTCTGGTAACTATGCAGAGGATGGATGGGTTTTTAGGGGACAGGATTGGAGGAAAAGACCTGCTTGGAATCTTGCTGCAATTAGACCACGCAAAAATGGACAAGGACTTGGGTATAGTGCTTTGAGATCTTtttcaattatatgtatataatggtgATCAAAAATACAGGCTCTAGACTCAAGACTCCTTGGGCTGAAATAAAACCTACCAGCTGTGATTGTAACAAGGAACATGTTTGCATGCCTGTTTCTCTGTAAACTAGGAATAGCAACTAAGTTTTTGTTGGTTGTCCTACCTGAtaggattttttgttttaaatgtgatAATACACATAAAGTACACTTAGCCTGGGTGACTAGGAGTCAGTGCTCTAAAAGTTTGTCATTATTAGAATGCTACAGATTgtcatcaatcctaaaggaaatcaaccctgaatattccttggaaggtctggggctgaagctgaagctccaataccttggccacctgatgccaaaagatgactcactggaaaagactctgatgctgggaaagactgacggcaaGAGAAGGAggtaacagagggtgagatggttggatggcatcaccaactcgatgcacatgaacttgagcaagctctgggagatggtgaagaacaggaaagcctggcatgctgccgttcatgggattgcaaatagccggacacaacttagcgactgaacaacagattaCAGAGACAGTAATTCGATCTGTTTTATTAAGGAGACACAATTAGCAGGGTTTGGGGATTGATTGTAATGgaaaaggaggcaggagggactAGGAATTTTAAGCTTGCCAACTGCAATGAAGATGGCTTCAGAAAAAGACAGgacttccttttcttttggaCATTTTGAGTTTCAGGTGTTTATGCAACGTCCATGCACAGATGCCAGCTAAGCAGCTGAATGGAGTATGAAGTTTAGAGAAGTGATCAAGGGGAGTCATTAGAAAATACAGATGAGAATGTGTTAGAACAGTGGGTCAAGGatatcattctgaaaaatatggacatTTTGGGTTAATACAAAAAATGCAATGATATTCACATGacatgaaaatacagaaaatgagtTTCAGCAGCAATGGAATGAAGAATGACTTCTCTGAGATTCAGACAAACAGTACTTTCCCATTGTTCAGAAAAATTAGAGAGTACTTAATAGCACACTTTGATATCAGATAAGGACTCGGACTGAGTCAAAGATTTTCCAAAGGTATGATCCGCAAGATCATGGTAAATTTGGTGTTATCTCGTAacaaattctttttaaagaaataatctttCCTATAACCCCTCTTTTAAGAGCATGTGGCATGGACCTCAAGATTGCCCCAATTCCCTGTATAGAGAAGTACATGCTAATAATCTCACATCAGGGTGCCAACTGGTCAGGCTTCCCCCATTTTTCTCCCTGATATCTAGAAttttgtttcagcaaaataataaaaaagctaACATAGATCTGCTCTATCCATTCATTTAGCAAAGTAGTATAAGTAATTTTACTTTTCCAGTCACTTGTGGAAAAACCTTCTTAAACATTAAATGGGATACTGGGATTTAATGGTTTAACATCATTGGTCAAAGTATCATGAAAGACATAAGCAGTCCACCAAATATGGCAATTCCAGCACATAATGCCTGTGATATACCTAGCAATCAGTAAATTGCCTATTTTTGTCCTCCACTGCCAGGTAGCCTCTAATGCAGTTGTTTTGgcatttcaaatatgaaaatatcaACTATTTTGAGGTTATCACTTCAGGGTAGGAGAAAAATGCAACTTTTCTCTACAGAAAAATGGTGCTGTTAACATTTTTGGcagcactttttttcccccagtgtgtGGATCTGTTTTCCTCAACTGAACATGTTACATTGCTGTTTCCCCCCCCTCAGAACCACCTCCCCCAATACTGAAAGCCCCCTGCAACCACTCTGACATCCAACGATGGCCACAAATGCCCCATAAAGCAGCAGAACTGCCCCTGGCTGAGCACCAGTTATGAAAGGTTGGCTCTGTTAATTAAAACAATTCTACCTGAGTCTGAACCAAATACAACAAATGTTTATCTAAGGAAATCAATTCTCATTATTATGGGAGTAAGATTAAGGGGCTCAAAAAATTTTAGTTGGAAGGATTCTTAGAGAACAACTGTACTAAGAGTAAGTGACAGGCCCACGGTTAGGAAATGGCAAAGCCAGAAAACCCTAAAGTTCCAGTTTAGTACTTCTTCCACTACACCATGCCCCCAACTCATGCAACTAACAACTAGCAACTACCTGCTGGATACTGGAGCTCAGCAGCTTCAATTATGTACAAATAACACAGTTATCAATACTTTTTGACATAGGATGACAAATGAACAGTCACACAATTTGCTGGGTTCTAAGGATTCATTCAATGTTTCAAGATCTCTACTCAAGGTTTTAATTCACCTTCAAATTAAAAGTTGAATCTTTATCACCCCACAAAGTTCCTCCAAGCAATAATTctacaaatgtaaaatatatacagcAAAGTTCCTATTAGTATATCCCAAGAAGTTATGAATAGCTCCTGGGGCCACTTAGAAAACAGCCTCAAAATTTGTCAGCTTCTACTGGAGGTATTATAGTTTTAAACAGTAAGTTGTGGGCAACTGGGACCATTAAAAAGTAGCATGAGTATAGGAAAAGGTATACGATTTTGtccatgaatatttaaaaaatggaatcttCACCGAAATGATGAACAAGCAAAATATCCAACAGATACTGATTCTCTTGGCCTCATAATaaatcgggggggggggggggggaacttcACATGAAATGATCCAAATATTAAAACCAAACACTACAAATATATATTCTCATACATGATACAGTTtcactatttttaaatgaaacaataccAACTTTTCCTTGGTAATCTACATACGCACAAAAGGTCAGAGGGCCCTCCATTTAAAATAGAGAACATGTCAAAAAGTAGCAAATTTGCAGGTTTGTCTCATACTTATACCTAAATACTTGAACCTAAATGTCACTATATGGAGATCTGGAACAAAATACTATTAAGTGCGCCGTATATCGTACCTGCTAATCTTCCCTCTAGAACGGATGGATTAGTATCTACTTGTAAGCCTGgaaactgacattttcttttttgacacacAGTGAGTTTAAGGTCTGGAACCCTGAAAGACCAGCTCCCTCTGGAGACCCAATCAGTGAATCTCGTTTGCTGTTTTACAAAAACAAGTGTGATCACAAGGTGTGCCCAGTGGAGTACATGACTAACCCACCTCCAAAGGGAAAAGACAAGACAAACCTATCAAGATAGCTGGTGATCTCAACAAAAGGCAAAGTCCACTTCCAGTTCCTACAGAGAATACCAGATCTTGGTCTTATTCGACCTGTGAACTGGAAGCAAGAAGCAGAAAGAAGAGCGGGTTAATTCAGGTTTGTCTCCTGGCCCCCACCCACTTCACAGTGAAAAGTGGTGTCTGCAAATCCAACTGGAAGAAGCACCTCAAAATGCTACcatcaaagaaacagaaccagcaGGATCATTTTCACACAAAGGTAGCATTAAATCTCAGATACACTATGTCCATTCTGCCTTTTGACAGGATGGATTTATGAGCTCTGGGGGACATAAACACCTCCACCAGATGAAGGAATACCAGAGCAGCACTTCCATTTTGGAAAGCTTCTCTCAGATAATATCCCACAGCACTGCCTCTTAAAACTGGAGAATTCTAATTAATAAGTTACTCCCATAAATGATGAATAAAATTTCTTGGCCTGTCATACAGGTGGGAGTGGAAGGTGTGCATAGCCAGGTGtgcaaaacaacaaagaaactTGGATACTACTGTTTCTGCCAATGCCAAAAAACATCTCCCAGGTCTTGGCGATGACCAGCTAATTCTACCTCAACCTAACCATGAGTTCTGTAGAATCTCTGTCCCTGACAGAAGGTAAATAAACAAGAAAGTCAATTAcagatttcacaaatattttatacACTGGTCTACAATTTTTAATTAGAATTAACTATCAGAGACACTGCACCCTTTGAGCGTAACAATGTTTAATGGTGGCTTTTTTAGGTGAATGCTCGAAAGTATTCAACATTAAATTCAATTTACATGTTTGCAAACACATTATTAGcaattcttaaatatttcaaatcaacTAATTCAAAGCACAGAAGGCTTGTTCTCAAGTAACTCTTCTGAGGTGACATGAGACTGAACGAAGCCTATAACTTGAGTCCAGGTCTCTAACCAACAATCACCATATCATCGCTGGTGAACTCATATGCGGGAACTTCAAGGTTGAGAGGTGCAGGCCCCTTCCTGATCCTGCCAGACGCATCATAGTGTGACCCATGGCAAGGGCAGTAATAACCACCaaaatctcctgcatttgcaatgGGTACACAACCAAGATGAGTGCAAACACCTATCAGGATAACCCATTCCGGTTTCTTTACTCGCTCTAAGTCATGCTGTGGGTCCCTCAACTGGGACACTTCAACTGCAGCTTCCTGGTCAATTTCCTTCTTGGTTCGATGGCGCACGAACAGGGGTTTGCCTCTCCATTTGAAAGCCATGTTCTTCCCCTCTGGAATATCAGATAACTTGATTTCAATTTTCGACATGGCCAACACATCAGCAGAAGCACTCATGctggaaacaaactgagagaCGACATTCTTGGCAGCATATGCAACACCCACAGTAGTTGTTGCAGTTATCAAATAGGAAAAACCTTTTCGAGCCTCACTGCTCTCTTTTGAAGACTTTGTACTATCTAACACTTCAGGGCGACGATAGTCAGAGAAGTCAGGCACTTTGATGTCTGTATGGGAATAACGAACAGAAGCAGGGACTGCAAGATAAACAGAAGGTTAAAAAAACACAATTAGATGAGGACCCTGAAAGAGGCATACATCAGGGAATGGGCCCTTATGAattcataagcaaaaataaaattattaaaacatgAAATACGGCACTTACTGGTCTCAGAAATGGCCAACTTGGCAGTGCCAgcaaataaaatactgaaaacaaaattaagtcaACCACTACCTATCATATTGGTATGAAATCATAATATGTATAATTGACTCCACCTGATTGAACACTGCTGATTCAGAATTTGTAACAATTCAGTGcatcaggttaaaaaaaagttaaacagtaCTGCAAACAGCAATATTTTAACTCTCCAAAAATTCAACCTGCTAAGATATACTGTGCAATTATGCTAAACATCATCCATATTTTCTGGATTAGAAGAGAACCTAAAACTCATCTAGTCCATTCATTAAATTGATGTGAACATCTTATTAAATCAAATATCTAACTTTATCTTCCTATCTACCTGCTCTCCGAACTTctaaaaattcataaattaagAATTGTAAGATAATAAACATTCTGTAAACAGTATAAATTTAGTTGCAGAAAACTTAAAAGAGATTTCTATTTTAGATTTTGGGGTAAAAATTCAAGTACAACCACTAATGGGCGGAAAAGGCACCCTTATCAGACTATGTAACTATCAAAATCAAATGAAATCTCCAAAAGAACCAATTACTTCAATTTAGTATAATACAAAAgagtaatttttttcatataacaTCAGTGAAGGGCAATAACATCTGTAAGAGTGGGGTATTATTATTATGTATGTTCCCAAGTCCAAcagagttagcctaggtacccaactaacacaaatCAACTACacagtactgtactgtaacaggtttataattctttttacacaaataatacataaaaaacaaacacaaaaaataaaaaatatatatttttaatcttgaaAAGTATAGAAGTACAACAGTTGGCGTATAGGGGCTGGCATCAAATGAACAGGCAAGAGGTgcccactggaggagggagaggaggcgggAGATGGTAGACCTGAAGAACAGTCAGAAATAAGACgaagggcaagctgcaatttcactcacaccTGACGCTGATGGAACACATGTTCCAATCTTTGAAAGTTCAAAACTTGGAGGTTCTTATTGTATTATGGATGCAAACAGTGTCTTTTTTCAAACAACAGATATGTCCTGTCCCATACCATTTTTTAATGTCTGACAAAAAATTAACTTATGATATCACCTTTAAGTATGTTTCAGAAAGTAAATCTCTTTGCAAACTgcgtatttgtttaaaaaaatctacagcaCGGGCCTGCTTTTTAGAAAAGGAGACACTAAAAATTCCTCAATATTAGAAAATGTTCCCAAAAGAAACATGCACTTATAAAAAGCATTGTCCTATAAGCTGCAATTCTAGTTGATCGACTAGGCTGTCTCACCCTAACATACTTCCTTGAGCAGTCAAACATTACAATAAGGAATATGTTTCACATAATCAGTAATTTTGTGGAAGCCGTAAGTAGTCAATGGAGAAACCTATCAAAATCACTTTAACGTACTTTTCTAACTCACTCAACATTTTTTGGAGGGGACAAGGACACAGGTAGTGACTACTGGATACTCGAAACTATAGCAAAGTGACATTGTATCACATACTACCCTACCTAACTGTGATTTACTTTCCCCTAGCACTGTCTGGGATTACACAGGAAAGAGATGCACAGCATATGTAAAAGATGAAGAAACCCAAGTTCATACTTAAAAGCCCTGTCTACAATTCTTCCACACAAGGAAATGAACAGGATACTACAGAGAATGACTTTGACATTATCATCCAGAGATTTAGTAGCAAAAGAAATCCAGTTGTCTGCTCCCATTTTATCTAGTAGGTTACACTTTATATTGAACTCCATCATTAAGGACACTTTGGGAAATTAAACTGCTATACTGTAAAAATCATTCTCTAAATAATTCACATGAATTCTATTAGGTGTGACTTTTAGTAGCAAAGATGTTAGCTATATTGAGttctaaatgaaaacaaaatcaaatactTATAGAAACATCATCTAGAAATGGAGAAAACTTAGGGCATTATAACAAAACAGTTTTGTTTAAAGTGAGCTCTAATGTATCCCAATTCAGGGATCTTCTTCTGACTCAACTGCCCCTTACCATACCCTCTATTAACCATCTTTCCACAAATCATCTATACAGAAAATTTTAACATGAACTTAAGCTTCAAGCTGAAGGCGTAATTACAGAAAACAGGTTTGCCTTATACCTCTACCACTTCTTAGAAGAGTCAAGTAAGCCCGTGATTTTTAGAAGAAACTCTTTAGCCATTTGACAAATTCCAAGATACTTTTCATCtttgttatttaaattttctcctAATTGTTTCTCATTTGGATCCAAATAACTGGCTTGGGCAATTTCTCTAAAACCCGGGTGCACACTAAGAAAAACTGCCACTTTATTCATTCACCAATACTCGGCACCAACTGCATGCAAAATCTGAGGTTGTGGAAGACAGAAAAATACTCTCTATACTTTGAAGGTCAAGGTCAGAGGAATCCTCAATAAATCCAATACAGAATAGAAAGTGTTATGTGCTGTAAAACATAAAGGAATCAGCAACATAAGATTTTACTAACCTGATCCTGAACTGAGATTGAGAGGGTGGGTAAAACTTGGAAATGTGGAAAACTGGGAGGGGCGTTTAAAGTAAAGCTAAAACGGTAAATACAGGCCGACTTAAGAGTGTGGGAGACAACTTCGTGTAACGCAAAGGTCAATGGGGCCAGGCAAGTAACATAAAGAATCAAGAAGGCCTGATGAGGACTGTGATGAACTGGAGAAGCACTTGCTTCAAATGAAGGGTGCGACCAATGCACAGTACACACGACAATGGAAACCAGAGCCCAGCACTGCCAACTTCCAACATTTCAAGAGACGCCAAAGATAGTCCGTTTCTAACAACTATGCAGGTAAGAGTAGACTACAGGTACCTGGCTCACAAGCTGCCAATTAAGGATCTCCAAACAGTGCATAAAAACAGAGAACAAGGCACCAAAGATAAACTAGGATCTGCTGACAAGAGGCGTAAAATATACTTTTGGTGAGAGCTTATGGCTAAATCAGTCTTTCAAATCTATCACTAACACATCCGCACAGATGCggacacagaggcctggggaGGCGCAGAGGCCTAGCCAAGGTCGACCCAGCCCGCAGGCCATGCCATTCCCAACCAGGGCTCTGTTCCATTTTCCCGCAACCCCCTGCCCTTCTCGACTTCTCCCTGCGTCCAGGGCCGGAAGGAGCAAGCCAAGAGGCACCCCTCAGCCCGGCTCACCGTTGAGGCCAACGGAAGCGACCAAAGGACGGCCCGCGGCCTGGCCTCTGAGCGACTCCCGGCACAGGACGGAGCGCTTCAAGTCCAGCACAGGCGACTGCGAGGTGGCGGGCACCGCGGCCTGTACCAAAGGCCGCAGCGCGCCCGCCACCCCGCGGGACGTGGCCGACAGGACGGGGGCGAACGGGCCCGAGCGGGCGGCGACCGACAACATGGCGACAGCAGCTCCAAAAGCCAAGCCGGTCACAG
Proteins encoded in this region:
- the LOC133052629 gene encoding cytochrome b-c1 complex subunit Rieske, mitochondrial, which translates into the protein MLSVAARSGPFAPVLSATSRGVAGALRPLVQAAVPATSQSPVLDLKRSVLCRESLRGQAAGRPLVASVGLNVPASVRYSHTDIKVPDFSDYRRPEVLDSTKSSKESSEARKGFSYLITATTTVGVAYAAKNVVSQFVSSMSASADVLAMSKIEIKLSDIPEGKNMAFKWRGKPLFVRHRTKKEIDQEAAVEVSQLRDPQHDLERVKKPEWVILIGVCTHLGCVPIANAGDFGGYYCPCHGSHYDASGRIRKGPAPLNLEVPAYEFTSDDMVIVG